A section of the Saccharopolyspora gregorii genome encodes:
- a CDS encoding acyl-CoA dehydrogenase family protein: MAWDFETDPEVQRELDWVEEFVRDEVEPVDQVIEHAWNTRDPRRNALIKPLQQRVRERELWACHLGPELGGKGYGQLRLALLNEKLGRTHSGPVVFGCQAPDSGNAEILAHYGSDFQKKTYLEPLVEGDIVSSFSMTEPHGGSDPTGFRTTAVLDGDSWVINGEKWFSSHALFAEFLIVMAVTEPDAAPHERMSMFVVPANAPGVERVRDVSVWGHEEPVGTHQYLRYTDVRVPAENLLGRRGEGFAVAQTRLGGGRIHHAMRTVGLVQRAFELMKRRALSRTTKGARLADKQLVQEMIADSWIQIEQFRLLVLRTAWKIDKHDDYRAVRADIAAVKAAMPKVLLDVSSRAIQIHGSLGISKELPFGKWVMESFHMGLADGATEVHKTNLAKALVRSTTPDDGLFPPYIGPELTREALGRYSELLAEADEVDPAAGGAA, from the coding sequence ATGGCTTGGGATTTCGAAACCGACCCCGAGGTGCAGCGGGAGCTGGACTGGGTCGAGGAGTTCGTCCGCGACGAGGTCGAACCGGTGGACCAGGTGATCGAGCACGCTTGGAACACCCGTGACCCGCGCCGCAACGCGCTGATCAAGCCGCTGCAGCAACGGGTGCGGGAGCGCGAGCTGTGGGCCTGCCACCTCGGCCCGGAGCTGGGCGGCAAGGGGTACGGGCAGCTGCGGCTGGCGCTGCTGAACGAGAAGTTGGGGCGCACGCATTCCGGACCGGTCGTGTTCGGTTGCCAGGCGCCGGATTCGGGCAACGCCGAGATCCTCGCCCACTACGGCAGCGACTTCCAGAAGAAGACCTACCTGGAGCCCCTGGTCGAGGGCGACATCGTGTCCTCGTTCTCGATGACGGAGCCCCACGGCGGGTCCGACCCGACGGGCTTCCGCACCACCGCGGTGCTCGACGGTGACAGCTGGGTCATCAACGGGGAGAAGTGGTTCTCCTCGCACGCGTTGTTCGCCGAATTCCTCATCGTGATGGCGGTGACCGAGCCGGACGCCGCACCGCACGAACGGATGTCGATGTTCGTGGTGCCCGCGAACGCGCCCGGGGTCGAGCGGGTGCGGGACGTGTCGGTGTGGGGACACGAGGAACCCGTGGGGACCCACCAGTACCTGCGCTACACCGATGTCCGGGTGCCGGCGGAGAACCTGCTGGGGCGGCGCGGCGAGGGCTTCGCGGTCGCGCAGACCCGGCTCGGGGGCGGCCGCATCCACCACGCGATGCGCACCGTCGGCCTGGTCCAGCGCGCGTTCGAGCTGATGAAGCGCCGCGCGTTGTCGCGCACCACGAAGGGCGCGCGGTTGGCGGACAAGCAGCTGGTGCAGGAGATGATCGCCGACTCGTGGATCCAGATCGAGCAGTTCCGGCTGCTGGTGCTGCGGACGGCGTGGAAGATCGACAAGCATGACGACTACCGCGCGGTGCGCGCCGACATCGCGGCGGTGAAGGCCGCGATGCCGAAGGTGCTGCTGGACGTCTCGTCCCGAGCCATCCAGATCCACGGCTCGCTGGGCATCTCCAAGGAGCTGCCGTTCGGCAAGTGGGTGATGGAGTCGTTCCACATGGGACTCGCCGACGGCGCCACCGAGGTCCACAAGACCAACCTCGCCAAGGCGCTCGTGCGCAGCACCACGCCGGACGACGGGCTCTTCCCGCCCTACATCGGACCCGAACTCACCCGGGAGGCGCTCGGCCGGTACTCCGAGCTGCTCGCCGAGGCGGATGAGGTCGACCCGGCGGCGGGCGGTGCGGCATGA
- a CDS encoding thiolase family protein, whose translation MTDGVAIVGIGMHRFGRTKGVSGRAQAVHAAREALRDAGLAFSDMQFGFGGSHSAGDADTLVSELGLTGLPFINVANGCATGGSALISADAAIRSGQHDLGIVIGFDKHPRGAFNVDPAEHGIGSWYGETGMMVTTQFFGMKIQRYLHDHDISPDVLAVIAEKSFRNGSLNPNAWRRDTLTAAEIAAATMISHPLTQYMYCSPGEGAVALVLCRADQARRYSEEPVFLRGAAFRSRRYGSFEVYAPWIAAERAESPTVQASQAAFEAAGIAPSEVDIAQIQDTESGAELMHMAETGLCEHGEQEHLIRAGDNEIEGRLPINTDGGCIANGEPVGASGLRQIYENALQLRGDAGAHQVSTRPHVGFTHVYGAPGISACTVLTR comes from the coding sequence ATGACGGACGGTGTGGCGATCGTCGGGATCGGGATGCACCGGTTCGGTCGGACGAAGGGCGTCTCCGGCCGGGCTCAGGCGGTGCACGCCGCGAGGGAGGCGTTGCGGGACGCGGGCCTGGCCTTCTCGGACATGCAGTTCGGGTTCGGCGGGTCGCACTCGGCTGGAGACGCCGACACGCTGGTCTCCGAGCTGGGCCTGACCGGTCTGCCGTTCATCAACGTGGCCAACGGTTGTGCGACCGGCGGTTCGGCGCTGATCTCCGCCGATGCCGCGATCCGCTCCGGGCAGCACGATCTCGGCATCGTGATCGGTTTCGACAAGCATCCCCGGGGCGCGTTCAACGTGGACCCGGCCGAGCACGGCATCGGATCGTGGTACGGCGAGACCGGGATGATGGTCACCACCCAGTTCTTCGGCATGAAGATCCAGCGATACCTGCACGACCACGACATCAGTCCCGATGTCCTCGCCGTGATCGCGGAGAAGTCGTTCCGCAATGGATCGCTGAATCCGAACGCGTGGCGGCGCGACACGCTCACCGCTGCTGAGATCGCCGCGGCGACGATGATCTCGCACCCGTTGACGCAATACATGTACTGCTCCCCGGGCGAGGGCGCGGTGGCCTTGGTGCTGTGCCGCGCGGACCAGGCGCGCCGGTACAGCGAGGAACCCGTCTTCCTGAGAGGCGCGGCGTTCCGCAGCAGGCGCTACGGCTCGTTCGAGGTGTACGCGCCCTGGATCGCCGCCGAGCGCGCAGAGTCGCCCACGGTGCAGGCATCGCAGGCGGCGTTCGAAGCCGCGGGCATCGCACCGTCCGAAGTAGACATCGCGCAGATCCAGGACACCGAGTCCGGAGCGGAGCTGATGCACATGGCCGAGACCGGTCTGTGCGAGCACGGTGAACAGGAGCACCTGATCAGGGCCGGGGACAACGAGATCGAGGGGCGGCTGCCCATCAACACCGACGGCGGGTGCATCGCCAACGGTGAGCCGGTCGGGGCTTCCGGGCTGCGGCAGATCTACGAGAACGCGCTCCAGCTGCGCGGCGACGCCGGTGCCCACCAGGTGTCGACTCGACCGCACGTGGGGTTCACGCACGTCTACGGTGCGCCCGGAATCAGCGCGTGCACGGTTCTGACCCGCTGA
- a CDS encoding Zn-ribbon domain-containing OB-fold protein, which translates to MRLVDDALVTDTPDGPALLGSRCSACAACTFPRQAGCPRCTGASMMDTPLARHGSLWTFTIQGFRPKDPYTGPEEFEPFGVGYVELPGQLLVATRLTEPDPEALEIGMPMHLELVPFRTADDGEPVHTFAFAPDREVRA; encoded by the coding sequence ATGAGACTGGTGGACGACGCGCTCGTCACCGACACGCCGGACGGTCCGGCGCTGCTGGGCAGCCGGTGCTCCGCCTGCGCCGCCTGCACGTTCCCGCGGCAGGCGGGGTGTCCGCGGTGCACCGGAGCGTCCATGATGGACACCCCGCTGGCACGGCACGGCTCGCTGTGGACGTTCACGATCCAGGGCTTCCGGCCGAAGGATCCGTACACGGGGCCGGAGGAGTTCGAACCGTTCGGAGTGGGGTACGTCGAACTGCCGGGGCAGCTCCTGGTGGCGACCCGCTTGACGGAACCGGACCCGGAGGCACTGGAGATCGGGATGCCGATGCACTTGGAGCTGGTGCCGTTCCGGACGGCCGACGATGGCGAGCCGGTGCACACCTTCGCGTTCGCCCCGGACCGGGAGGTGCGCGCATGA
- a CDS encoding SDR family NAD(P)-dependent oxidoreductase: MQADSTGPVRTVAEAVAEARPQPSPLRGRTALVTGGSRGLGREIAIAFAAAGADVAVVSRKKDACERLAGELAEATGRRVSAHGAHVGAWDRLPALLDEVEESLGPVDIVVNNAGIAPVYPSLSEVSEQLFDKVVGVNLKGPFRLMALAGERMASRDGGSILNISSIASGRPTRGDLPYAAAKSALNTLTAGFAQEYGPLVRVNTILAGPFFTDISTAWDMDAFEEMAAAWPSKRGGDPAEIVGAALYLCGPTSSYTTGSLLAVDGGRLAAP; this comes from the coding sequence ATGCAGGCAGACAGCACCGGTCCGGTGCGCACCGTGGCGGAAGCGGTCGCCGAAGCACGCCCGCAGCCGAGCCCGCTCCGAGGGCGGACCGCGCTGGTGACCGGTGGTTCGCGCGGACTCGGCCGGGAGATCGCGATCGCCTTCGCGGCCGCCGGCGCGGATGTGGCCGTGGTCTCCCGGAAGAAGGACGCCTGCGAGCGGCTCGCGGGTGAGCTCGCCGAGGCCACCGGGCGCCGGGTGAGCGCGCACGGGGCTCATGTCGGTGCGTGGGATCGACTTCCCGCCCTGCTCGACGAGGTGGAGGAATCCCTCGGGCCGGTCGACATCGTGGTGAACAACGCGGGAATCGCCCCCGTCTACCCGAGCCTGTCCGAGGTCTCGGAGCAGTTGTTCGACAAGGTCGTCGGGGTCAACCTCAAAGGGCCGTTCCGCCTGATGGCGCTCGCGGGCGAGCGGATGGCGTCCCGCGACGGCGGATCGATCCTCAACATCTCCTCGATCGCCTCGGGCAGACCGACCCGCGGCGACCTGCCGTACGCGGCGGCGAAATCGGCGTTGAACACGCTCACCGCGGGGTTCGCGCAGGAGTACGGACCACTGGTGCGGGTGAACACGATCCTCGCCGGGCCGTTCTTCACCGACATCAGCACGGCGTGGGACATGGACGCGTTCGAGGAGATGGCCGCGGCCTGGCCCTCGAAGCGCGGGGGTGACCCCGCGGAGATCGTCGGCGCGGCGCTGTACCTGTGCGGGCCGACGTCGAGCTACACGACCGGGTCGCTGCTGGCCGTCGACGGAGGAAGGCTGGCCGCGCCATGA
- a CDS encoding acyl-CoA dehydrogenase family protein translates to MMSIDEFTAEAREWLEQNATPRQDIDASRTSVSVFHDLPADEERALLDRVCAWQRQRFDAGYGALTWPESEGGAGLTPAHEEAFAELEREFDTPGQHELASASAHLIAPTIDLFGTPEQRRHLVRPLLRGDELACQLFSEPSAGSDLAGLATRAERRGDEWVVNGQKVWSSGAQFAGWGELIARTDPDVPKHRGLTAFLLPMDTPGVGVRPLRQMSGGASFCEVFLDDVRIPDAWRLGAVGAGWKVTLATLGFERSHSGANTELGGGYRHLVATARRLGRLDDPDVRRGLAEVWVQEKLGELAATRDREARLDGARPSAIGSLRKLAWAQKLKQVSEVASTVLGNRLIADTGDEVYQWTEHVLGAPGYRIAGGSDEIQRNIIAERILGLPTEPRGDKNVPWRDIPR, encoded by the coding sequence ATGATGAGCATCGACGAATTCACCGCCGAGGCGCGCGAGTGGCTTGAGCAGAACGCGACTCCACGTCAGGACATCGACGCGTCCCGTACGTCGGTGTCGGTGTTCCACGACCTGCCCGCGGACGAGGAACGCGCGCTGCTCGACCGCGTGTGCGCCTGGCAGCGACAGCGGTTCGACGCCGGATACGGCGCGCTGACCTGGCCCGAATCCGAGGGTGGTGCTGGGCTCACCCCCGCGCACGAGGAGGCGTTCGCCGAGCTGGAGCGCGAGTTCGACACACCGGGTCAGCACGAGCTGGCGTCGGCCAGTGCGCATTTGATCGCTCCGACGATCGACCTGTTCGGCACCCCCGAACAACGCCGGCACCTAGTCCGGCCGTTGCTGCGCGGTGACGAACTAGCCTGCCAGCTGTTCTCCGAGCCATCCGCGGGATCCGACCTCGCCGGGCTCGCCACCCGGGCCGAGCGGCGGGGGGACGAGTGGGTGGTCAACGGGCAGAAGGTGTGGAGCTCCGGTGCCCAGTTCGCGGGCTGGGGCGAGCTCATCGCGCGCACCGACCCGGACGTCCCGAAGCACCGCGGCCTCACGGCGTTCCTGCTCCCGATGGACACCCCGGGCGTCGGCGTGCGGCCGCTGCGGCAGATGTCGGGCGGGGCGTCGTTCTGCGAGGTGTTCCTCGACGACGTCCGCATCCCCGACGCGTGGCGTCTCGGTGCGGTCGGTGCGGGGTGGAAGGTCACCCTCGCCACCTTGGGATTCGAGCGCAGCCACTCCGGTGCGAACACCGAACTCGGCGGCGGATACCGGCACCTGGTGGCGACCGCCCGCAGACTGGGCAGGCTCGACGACCCCGACGTCCGGCGTGGCCTGGCCGAGGTGTGGGTGCAGGAGAAGCTCGGCGAACTGGCGGCCACCCGGGACCGCGAGGCACGACTGGACGGCGCCAGGCCGTCGGCGATCGGCTCGCTGCGCAAACTCGCGTGGGCGCAGAAGTTGAAACAGGTCAGCGAAGTCGCGTCCACCGTGCTCGGAAACCGGTTGATCGCCGACACCGGTGACGAGGTCTACCAGTGGACCGAACACGTGCTCGGTGCGCCCGGGTACCGCATCGCGGGCGGGTCGGATGAGATCCAGCGAAACATCATCGCCGAACGCATCCTCGGCCTGCCCACCGAACCGCGCGGGGACAAGAACGTTCCGTGGCGAGACATCCCGCGGTAG
- a CDS encoding SDR family NAD(P)-dependent oxidoreductase, with the protein MTVPAPGELFGLQGKTALVTGASSGLGARFATVLATAGATVWITARRKEKLDALAATNPALRVLPADLADEAAREALIAETGAVDVLVNNAGTESGAKPSDETPSGFAGVLGTNLVAPFHLAQLAARAAGGGPLSVINVSSILGLVSAAPLGGASYAAGKAGLIGLTRELAGHWGGRGVRVNALAPGWFRTEMNEALFADDRSVRWIERNTMLRRAGEGSELDGALLFLASAASSYCTGQVLAVDGGWTAR; encoded by the coding sequence ATGACGGTGCCGGCTCCCGGGGAACTGTTCGGACTGCAGGGCAAGACGGCGCTGGTCACCGGGGCGTCGTCAGGACTGGGCGCACGGTTCGCGACCGTGCTGGCCACCGCGGGCGCGACTGTGTGGATCACGGCCCGGCGCAAGGAGAAGCTCGACGCGCTGGCGGCGACGAATCCGGCGTTGCGAGTCCTACCCGCCGACCTCGCCGACGAGGCGGCCAGGGAAGCGCTGATCGCCGAGACCGGAGCGGTCGACGTACTGGTGAACAACGCCGGCACGGAAAGCGGTGCGAAGCCGTCGGACGAGACGCCGTCCGGATTCGCGGGGGTGCTCGGCACCAACCTGGTCGCCCCGTTCCACCTGGCCCAGCTCGCGGCTCGCGCGGCCGGCGGCGGTCCGCTGTCGGTGATCAACGTCAGTTCGATCCTCGGACTGGTCTCCGCGGCACCGCTGGGCGGGGCGAGCTACGCCGCGGGCAAGGCCGGCCTGATCGGCCTCACCAGGGAACTCGCCGGGCACTGGGGCGGTCGCGGTGTGCGCGTCAACGCGCTGGCGCCGGGGTGGTTCCGCACGGAGATGAACGAGGCACTGTTCGCCGACGACCGGTCGGTGCGCTGGATCGAACGCAACACCATGCTCCGCCGGGCCGGTGAAGGGTCCGAACTGGACGGTGCGCTGCTCTTCCTCGCATCAGCGGCGTCGAGCTACTGCACCGGCCAGGTACTGGCGGTCGACGGAGGGTGGACGGCCCGATGA
- a CDS encoding phosphotransferase family protein codes for MTKPAVVDDDPELGARVRAELGGSGPLRTLEGGRSGLTYRVTDAAGNDHVVKAVPPGRRAVGRNDVLRQSHVLSALAAAGAGPGVPLPAVTARSEAEPAWFAMECAAGTAAEPVLEEQPLPPGVARERMVAAARVLGDLHAVPLAGVESGLRSAGGEVPEPLGPADELARWTQTMHAVPEELRSGSEALLSALRAAVPVAVDPVLVHGDFRLGNLLCVGAEPTALVDWEIWSLGDPRVDLGWFGVFTDGALFPGVGRVVAELPSEAELLAVYGNPEPPDHAWFRALGRMKMAAIMGHNLKRHREGVHHDPVQEQLPATIDALIASGRSILEGGPR; via the coding sequence ATGACGAAGCCGGCCGTCGTGGACGACGATCCCGAGCTCGGTGCGCGGGTGCGTGCCGAGCTCGGCGGATCCGGCCCGTTGCGGACGCTGGAAGGCGGCCGCAGTGGATTGACCTACCGGGTCACGGACGCCGCCGGGAACGATCATGTCGTCAAGGCGGTGCCGCCGGGACGCCGTGCCGTGGGACGCAACGACGTCCTGCGGCAGTCGCACGTGCTGTCGGCCCTGGCCGCGGCAGGCGCCGGGCCGGGGGTGCCGCTTCCCGCGGTCACCGCTCGCAGCGAGGCGGAGCCCGCTTGGTTCGCCATGGAGTGCGCTGCGGGAACGGCCGCGGAACCAGTGCTGGAAGAGCAGCCGCTGCCACCGGGGGTCGCCCGGGAGCGGATGGTCGCGGCGGCACGCGTCCTCGGCGATCTCCACGCCGTCCCGCTCGCGGGTGTCGAATCCGGTCTGCGCTCGGCCGGGGGCGAGGTGCCGGAACCGCTCGGACCCGCCGACGAGCTCGCGCGCTGGACGCAAACGATGCACGCCGTTCCCGAAGAACTCCGTTCCGGTTCGGAGGCGTTGCTGTCCGCGCTCCGGGCCGCGGTGCCCGTGGCCGTGGATCCGGTGCTGGTGCACGGCGACTTCCGCCTCGGCAACCTGCTCTGCGTCGGTGCCGAACCGACGGCACTGGTCGATTGGGAGATCTGGAGCCTCGGTGATCCGCGGGTCGACCTCGGTTGGTTCGGCGTGTTCACCGACGGCGCGCTGTTCCCCGGTGTCGGTCGCGTCGTGGCGGAGCTGCCGTCCGAAGCGGAGCTGCTGGCGGTCTACGGGAACCCGGAACCGCCGGACCACGCGTGGTTCCGCGCGCTCGGGCGGATGAAGATGGCCGCGATCATGGGGCACAACCTGAAGCGGCATCGCGAGGGCGTGCACCACGATCCGGTCCAGGAGCAACTACCGGCCACCATCGACGCGCTGATCGCTTCGGGGCGCTCGATCCTCGAAGGAGGGCCGCGATGA
- a CDS encoding enoyl-CoA hydratase/isomerase family protein: protein MAVEDDIQFEKDGNVARVWLNRPHKRNCITVPMLNRLDEIITEIDNDPELRVLVFRGRENTFSSGFDLDSLQSDFIGSSTAMDVAVVSAKVCDRLYNMSTPSVAVIEGYATAGGFEVMISCDFAIADDDAKIGDFHIRRALFGGAGPIYRLPRMLGIRKTKELMLTGKLLSGKEADDFDLVNASAPADKLDETVEEFISHLTDKSPFQMKLTKMAVDRGLDADIASLMVLEHLAVGVTLNSQDAAEGVSAFLEKRDPKWTGR from the coding sequence ATGGCAGTCGAGGACGACATCCAGTTCGAGAAGGACGGCAACGTCGCACGCGTCTGGCTTAACCGTCCGCACAAGCGGAACTGCATCACGGTGCCGATGCTCAACCGGCTCGACGAGATCATCACCGAGATCGACAACGACCCGGAACTGCGCGTTCTGGTCTTCCGCGGCCGGGAGAACACCTTCTCGTCCGGCTTCGACCTGGACAGCTTGCAGTCCGACTTCATCGGCTCGAGCACCGCGATGGACGTCGCCGTCGTGTCGGCGAAGGTCTGCGACCGGCTCTACAACATGTCGACGCCGTCGGTGGCCGTCATCGAGGGCTACGCCACCGCGGGCGGGTTCGAGGTCATGATCTCCTGCGACTTCGCGATCGCCGACGACGACGCGAAGATCGGTGACTTCCACATCCGCCGCGCCCTGTTCGGTGGTGCCGGCCCGATCTACCGCCTGCCGCGCATGTTGGGCATCCGCAAGACCAAGGAGCTCATGCTCACCGGCAAGTTGCTCAGCGGCAAGGAGGCCGACGACTTCGACCTCGTCAACGCCAGCGCTCCGGCCGACAAGCTGGACGAGACGGTCGAGGAGTTCATCAGCCACCTCACGGACAAGAGCCCGTTCCAGATGAAGCTCACCAAGATGGCGGTGGACCGGGGGCTGGACGCCGACATCGCCTCGCTGATGGTGCTGGAGCACCTCGCGGTGGGCGTCACGCTCAACTCCCAGGACGCGGCCGAAGGTGTCTCGGCGTTCTTGGAGAAGCGCGACCCGAAGTGGACCGGTCGCTGA
- a CDS encoding alcohol dehydrogenase catalytic domain-containing protein, whose translation MRAYRMFSDGHSGLTEVASPVPQAGQVRLEVLATGLCQSDLHVLDATGVRSATAWPTPYTLGHETCGRVAELGTGVTGVHVGDQVIVHGPWGCGQCARCATGRPNYCDQPDPDAAGIGLGVDGGLADEMVVEAGRLVPADGLDPALAATLADAGLTSFHAIGGCRDALAEPDALVLVIGVGGLGHLAVGILAALSNAHVIAVDVRADARDLARACGAATACAPDDVVGALPARGADVVLDFVGSDATMALAARSLRRAGDLVVIGSAGGTLPIAKGTALPLGARVHVPFWGARDELAEVVGLARDRGLRAEITTYSLDDADQALDDLRHGRLLGRAVVLP comes from the coding sequence ATGCGTGCGTATCGGATGTTCAGCGACGGCCACAGCGGACTGACCGAGGTCGCCTCACCCGTGCCGCAGGCCGGCCAGGTTCGGCTGGAGGTGCTGGCCACCGGTCTCTGCCAGTCGGACCTGCACGTCCTCGACGCGACCGGAGTCCGCTCGGCCACGGCCTGGCCGACGCCGTACACGCTCGGCCACGAAACCTGCGGCCGGGTCGCCGAACTAGGGACGGGCGTGACCGGCGTGCACGTCGGCGACCAGGTGATCGTCCACGGCCCGTGGGGATGCGGGCAGTGCGCGCGGTGCGCGACGGGAAGGCCGAACTACTGCGACCAGCCCGATCCGGACGCGGCGGGGATCGGACTCGGGGTCGACGGTGGGCTCGCCGATGAGATGGTGGTCGAGGCCGGGCGCCTTGTGCCCGCCGACGGCCTTGATCCCGCTCTCGCGGCGACCCTGGCGGACGCGGGACTCACGTCCTTCCACGCGATCGGCGGCTGCCGAGACGCGCTCGCCGAACCGGACGCGCTCGTGCTCGTGATCGGCGTCGGCGGGCTGGGACACCTCGCGGTCGGTATCCTCGCCGCCCTGTCGAACGCGCACGTCATCGCCGTCGACGTCCGCGCCGACGCGCGCGATCTCGCACGCGCCTGCGGCGCCGCGACCGCCTGCGCGCCGGACGACGTCGTCGGCGCGCTCCCTGCCCGGGGAGCGGACGTGGTGCTGGACTTCGTCGGCAGCGACGCGACGATGGCGCTGGCGGCGCGATCGCTGCGCCGGGCCGGCGACCTCGTCGTGATCGGCAGCGCAGGCGGCACGCTGCCGATCGCGAAAGGGACCGCGCTGCCACTCGGAGCTCGTGTTCACGTCCCGTTCTGGGGAGCCCGCGACGAACTCGCCGAGGTCGTCGGGCTCGCACGCGACCGCGGTCTCCGCGCCGAGATCACGACCTACTCGCTCGACGACGCGGACCAGGCCCTCGACGACCTGCGGCACGGCAGGCTCCTCGGCCGCGCCGTGGTCCTTCCTTAG
- a CDS encoding NADP-dependent oxidoreductase: MQVLELPVGEVGRHHFKIATVALPDLEPGQVLVRNTWTSVDPGLRLRLRADAPQGYFAAFPIGEAMDGIFTVGVVEESLAEGFPAGSTVWHSYGWRSHAVVDSGEVAMNGIANLRLLDVDRAPAQAYLGPLGPMGLTAYAGLHVIDALGGSGTIWVSAAAGAVGNLVCQIAKRSGLRVVASAGSDEKVAWLLDEIGVDAAFNRRSRPLAESLAQVAPEGLDFYFDGVGGAHLDAALDALNNDGRAALCGSISEYEGETAGPRNLFLATSKNLTLRGFRGSAHVPLLDEMQRRLGGWLAEGRLVHRESVYDGLQAAPTALVDMLAGRTIGKTLVRI, translated from the coding sequence GTGCAGGTGCTCGAGCTGCCGGTCGGCGAAGTCGGTCGGCACCACTTCAAGATCGCGACCGTCGCCCTGCCCGATCTCGAACCAGGGCAAGTGCTCGTGCGCAACACGTGGACCTCGGTGGATCCCGGGCTGCGGCTGCGGTTGCGCGCCGACGCACCGCAGGGGTACTTTGCCGCGTTCCCGATCGGCGAGGCGATGGACGGCATCTTCACCGTCGGCGTCGTCGAGGAATCGCTGGCCGAAGGCTTCCCCGCCGGCAGCACAGTGTGGCACTCCTACGGCTGGCGCAGCCACGCCGTGGTCGATTCCGGTGAGGTCGCGATGAACGGCATCGCGAACCTGCGCCTGCTCGACGTCGACAGGGCTCCGGCCCAGGCGTACCTGGGCCCGCTCGGCCCGATGGGCCTGACCGCCTATGCGGGATTGCACGTGATCGACGCGCTGGGCGGCTCCGGCACGATCTGGGTGTCGGCCGCCGCAGGCGCCGTCGGCAACCTGGTGTGCCAGATCGCGAAGCGCAGCGGCCTTCGGGTCGTGGCCAGCGCCGGAAGCGACGAGAAAGTGGCCTGGCTGCTCGACGAGATCGGTGTGGACGCGGCTTTCAACCGACGTTCGCGACCGTTGGCGGAGTCGCTGGCACAGGTCGCGCCCGAGGGGCTGGACTTCTACTTCGACGGTGTCGGCGGCGCTCACCTCGATGCCGCGCTCGACGCGTTGAACAACGACGGCCGGGCCGCGCTGTGCGGCTCGATCTCCGAATACGAGGGCGAGACGGCAGGGCCGCGCAACCTGTTCCTCGCCACCTCGAAGAACCTTACCCTGCGCGGATTCCGCGGCAGCGCGCACGTTCCGCTCCTCGACGAGATGCAGCGGCGCCTCGGCGGCTGGCTGGCCGAGGGACGACTGGTCCACCGGGAGAGCGTTTACGACGGTCTCCAGGCGGCACCCACCGCCCTGGTCGACATGCTGGCCGGACGCACGATCGGCAAGACCCTCGTCCGGATCTGA